In Crassostrea angulata isolate pt1a10 chromosome 6, ASM2561291v2, whole genome shotgun sequence, a genomic segment contains:
- the LOC128189013 gene encoding PRKR-interacting protein 1 homolog — protein sequence MESKTKKSEDADSKPVVVLKGPTDIQRLKLEKLMRNPNKEAFIPEKSKEKEPRAPHEFIRNVWGSSAGAGSGDFHVYRGVRRREYARQKFIDEKAEKTAKDQEYQKKIEQNQKAADERTAKKRAKRNKKKQKLKAKKSKPSEETTKKEENDDSEEEEDSDEEDEERSGQASDKRPTEDEERNGQASD from the exons atggAGTCGAAAACGAAAAAGTCAGAAGATGCAGATAGCAAACCAGTTGTTGTTTTAAAAGGACCAACAGATATCCAAAGGCTTAAGCTGGAAAAATTGATGAGAAATCCg aacaaAGAAGCATTCATACCAGAAAAATCGAAAGAAAAGGAACCAAGGGCGCCTCATGAATTTATCAGGAATGTCTGGG GTTCAAGTGCTGGGGCTGGAAGTGGGGATTTTCATGTGTATAGAGGGGTCCGGCGCAGGGAATATGCAAGACAAAAGTTCATTGATGAAAAGGCTGAAAAA ACTGCAAAGGATCAAGAATATCAGAAAAAGATAGAGCAGAATCAAAAGGCAGCCGATGAGAGAACAGCCAAGAAAAGAGCCAAAAG aaataaaaaaaagcagaAACTTAAAGCTAAAAAGAGCAAGCCATCTGAAG AAACAACCAAAAAGGAAGAAAACGATGACAGTGAAGAGGAAGAAGATTCTGATGAAGAGGATGAGGAGAGGAGTGGGCAGGCTTCCGATAAACGACCCACAGAGGATGAGGAGAGGAATGGGCAGGCGTCTGATTAA